The following coding sequences lie in one Ostrinia nubilalis chromosome 2, ilOstNubi1.1, whole genome shotgun sequence genomic window:
- the LOC135084954 gene encoding uncharacterized protein LOC135084954, whose product MSSLMDSIISKMLEGGVELARHFLKENGYENFTIAKWKQAQQHPDLPDIFGYSVLLEKLLFTGVGDFVVHQLNYSSLDSKLYFDVSFPRLEFSIGKGEAELNFLGAKSSGKAKGQFTIFELRILGEAIFDISDDFDFKLRSVSNLQFKVKAIKTKRVNVKINNIDYSKTVETFLMKTVPEFIKSNETVINENLAKILYQAVHS is encoded by the exons ATGTCTTCTCTGATGGATTCTATTATATCCAAAATGTTGGAGGGTGGAGTGGAATTAGCAAGGCACTTCCTGAAAGAGAATGGTTATGAAAACTTTACTATTGCGAAGTGGAAACAAGCACAACAGCACCCAGATTTGCCAGA TATTTTCGGATACAGTGTACTATTGGAGAAGCTATTGTTCACGGGCGTCGGTGACTTTGTTGTACACCAACTGAATTATAGCTCCCTGGACTCTAAGTTATACTTCGATGTGTCTTTCCCACGGCTGGAGTTTTCAATCG gtaaaGGTGAGGCTGAACTAAATTTTCTCGGAGCGAAATCAAGTGGAAAAGCAAAAGGGCA ATTCACCATCTTCGAGCTCCGTATACTTGGTGAAGCCATATTTGACATTTCTGACGACTTCGATTTTAAATTACGCAGCGTTTCCAATTTGCAGTTTAAAGTCAAAGCCATTAAG ACCAAAAGGGTGAACGTGAAAATCAACAACATTGATTATTCGAAGACAGTCGAAACTTTTTTGATGAAAACCGTGCCGGAGTTTATTAAATCAAACGAG acTGTAATAAACGAAAATCTTGCAAAGATACTATATCAGGCAGTTCACTCATGA
- the LOC135084751 gene encoding uncharacterized protein LOC135084751: MKVFVTLLAFFLTILTGANAQITKIFAEKKIKEISQNLTDSGYDPLEIKGFSYNYSLPVTDLLVVNATVGDIRVTGISNIELDKFRYNTLLSRITYSVTLPLITATFNRTDVRFKLMNMDLTAKYNGSVAISNINVAGIVSVKIGILSGITVRDVEATLSIGKITSNMTVIWMGQDISSKVNKFLNTTLPSTINDYNDDISEVLVYYITEAVKDAL, from the exons atgaaAGTGTTCGTTACATTGCTTGCTTTCTTCCTGACGATCCTGACTGGTGCAAACGCTCAAATAACTA agATCTTCGCTGAAAAAAAGATTAAAGAGATCAGCCAGAACCTAACAGACAGTGGATATGACCCTTTAGAAATTAAGGGCTTTTCTTACAACTATTCTTTACCCGTGACAGA TTTGTTGGTAGTTAACGCGACAGTCGGCGACATCCGAGTGACGGGCATCAGCAACATCGAGTTGGACAAGTTCCGATACAACACGCTGCTGTCCAGGATCACCTACTCGGTCACCTTGCCCCTCATCACAGCCACTTTCA ATAGAACCGACGTAAGATTCAAGTTGATGAACATGGACTTAACCGCAAAATATAACGGaag TGTTGCTATATCAAACATCAATGTAGCGGGCATAGTTTCTGTCAAAATCGGGATATTGTCGGGCATCACAGTTCGCGATGTCGAAGCCACTCTTTCAATAGGTAAAATTACG tcTAACATGACGGTCATCTGGATGGGCCAGGATATCTCCAGCAAAGTGAACAAGTTCTTGAACACAACACTGCCCAGCACGATCAACGATTACAAC GATGATATTAGTGAAGTTCTGGTGTACTACATCACGGAAGCTGTGAAAGATGCGTTATGA